A genomic region of Melanotaenia boesemani isolate fMelBoe1 chromosome 13, fMelBoe1.pri, whole genome shotgun sequence contains the following coding sequences:
- the LOC121651531 gene encoding transmembrane protein 106C-like, translating to MGIHWSRCGFSMSLLRERPNADRPGKHEHSDDDSLDGLDRREDIAQFPYVEFTGRDSITCPTCQGTGRIPSEQVNELVALIPYSDQRLRPQRTKLYVVLSVVLCLLASSLVAFFLFPRTVVVVDAGIRSVNVRFDHSNMRVLMNMTSTLNFSNPNFFSVLVQSVSSQVLYMKTVIGNQQLNNATTILPLSKSQVNYTVSVEIGVSAPYVYAFCTMPSIKVHNIVVFMQTTVKTSYMVRTSQNSLEAYRYIDCGSNTTYHQTGNERFSLNPPLL from the exons ATGGGGATACATTGGTCTCGGTGCGGCTTCAGCATGTCGCTCCTCCGGGAGAGACCGAACGCGGATCGGCCAGGAAAACACGAACACTCCGATGATGACTCTCTGGATGGGCTCGACAGGCGGGAAGACATCGCTCAGTTTCCTTACGTGGAGTTCACCGGCAGGGACAGCATAACATGTCCAACCTGTCAAGGCACCGGACGAATACCGTCAG AGCAAGTGAATGAGTTGGTTGCATTGATCCCGTACAGTGACCAAAGGCTGCGGCCCCAACGGAC GAAGCTGTATGTAGTCCTCTCGGTTGTGCTCTGCCTTCTGGCCTCTTCCCTGGTtgctttcttcctctttccCCGCACTGTGGTCGTGGTGGATGCTGGGATACGCTCGGTAAACGTGCGCTTTGACCACTCAAACATGAGGGTCCTGATGAACATGACG AGCACGCTGAACTTCAGCAACCCAAACTTCTTCTCGGTGCTGGTGCAGAGTGTGAGCTCCCAGGTCCTTTATATGAAGACAGTGATTGGGAATCAGCAGCTGAACAATGCCACTACCATACTGCCTCTCAGCAAGAGTCAG GTGAACTACACAGTCAGTGTGGAGATCGGCGTCAGTGCACCCTATGTCTA TGCCTTCTGCACCATGCCCAGCATCAAGGTCCACAACATTGTCGTATTTATGCA AACTACAGTGAAAACCTCGTACATGGTGCGAACATCCCAGAACAGCCTGGAAGCTTATCGCTACATAGACTGCGGTTCCAACACCACGTACCACCAGACAGGCAATGAGCGCTTCTCCCTCAACCCACCACTGCTGTGA